The Maledivibacter sp. genomic interval ATTTGTCTATAGAAAGTGCAGAAGATTTATATATTTGTTGTATAGTAACAGTACCACAAGATGTAGCTAATACCACGATGAATTTAGAAGCACCAATTATAGTAAATAATAAGAATAATAGGGCTAAACAGGTAGTGCTTGAAAATGATGGGTATAAAGTTAAGTATAAAATATTCAGAAAACTAAAAGCATAAAGGTGATAAATATGTTGGTATTAACGAGAAAGAAAAACCAAAGTATAAAAATAGGTAAAGACATTGAGATAAAAGTGTTAGGTATAGAAGATGGGAAAGTTAAGCTAGGAATTTCTGCTCCTAAAAGTATAGAAGTGCATAGAAAAGAAATATATGAAAGAATAGCTGATGAAAATAGAAATGCTATAAATTCTAATATGCAAATAAATAGCTTAAATGAACTAGTAAAAAAGATGAAATAAAGGCATATATAAGGGGGGAAAATTCACAATATTTATTTAAATGAAACACTAGATGTTCTG includes:
- the csrA gene encoding carbon storage regulator CsrA: MLVLTRKKNQSIKIGKDIEIKVLGIEDGKVKLGISAPKSIEVHRKEIYERIADENRNAINSNMQINSLNELVKKMK